The Deinococcus depolymerans genome has a segment encoding these proteins:
- the gnd gene encoding phosphogluconate dehydrogenase (NAD(+)-dependent, decarboxylating): MKIGMIGLGKMGGNMVLRLTRGGIEVTGYDRSEESVAHIEGQGARGARSMDELIAALGEPGQRAVWLMVPAGKITQGVIDDLAQRLAPGDIIIDGGNSNYKDSVQRAEALAARGLHFVDVGTSGGVWGLQEGYAMMIGGPEEAVERLRPVFEVLAPGADRGWGRMGPAGSGHYVKMVHNGIEYGMMQAYAEGFELMKAHQGFNLDMAQIAELWRHGSVVRSWLLDLTAEALQNKAEFEALSDYVADSGEGRWTIIDSIELGVPTPVITLATQMRFRSQQEVSYAGQMLSAMRRAFGGHAVKTIETPRQEGLVPEVQAGENPSAAAPANIGQGGAGTGSSAEQLGETGQQRVKGDE, from the coding sequence ATGAAGATCGGCATGATTGGACTCGGCAAGATGGGCGGCAACATGGTGCTCCGCCTGACACGCGGCGGTATCGAGGTCACCGGGTACGACCGCAGTGAGGAGAGCGTCGCCCACATCGAGGGCCAGGGGGCACGCGGGGCGCGCTCCATGGACGAACTGATCGCCGCGCTCGGCGAGCCGGGCCAGCGGGCCGTGTGGCTGATGGTGCCGGCCGGCAAGATCACGCAGGGGGTCATCGACGACCTCGCGCAGCGCCTCGCGCCCGGTGACATCATCATCGACGGCGGCAACAGCAACTACAAGGACAGCGTCCAGCGGGCCGAGGCGCTCGCCGCACGCGGCCTGCACTTCGTGGACGTCGGCACCTCGGGCGGCGTGTGGGGCCTTCAGGAAGGCTACGCCATGATGATCGGCGGGCCCGAGGAGGCCGTCGAGCGCCTGCGCCCGGTGTTCGAGGTGCTCGCTCCCGGCGCGGACCGCGGCTGGGGCCGCATGGGTCCCGCCGGCAGCGGCCACTACGTGAAGATGGTCCACAACGGCATCGAGTACGGCATGATGCAGGCCTACGCCGAGGGGTTCGAGCTGATGAAAGCCCACCAGGGCTTCAACCTGGACATGGCGCAGATCGCCGAACTGTGGCGTCACGGCAGCGTGGTGCGCTCGTGGCTGCTGGACCTGACCGCCGAGGCCCTGCAGAACAAGGCCGAGTTCGAGGCGCTCTCGGATTACGTGGCCGACAGCGGCGAGGGCCGCTGGACCATCATCGATTCCATCGAGCTGGGCGTGCCCACGCCGGTCATCACGCTCGCCACCCAGATGCGTTTCCGCAGCCAGCAGGAGGTCAGTTACGCCGGGCAGATGCTCTCGGCCATGCGCCGCGCCTTCGGCGGTCACGCGGTCAAGACCATCGAGACGCCCCGCCAGGAGGGCCTGGTGCCCGAGGTGCAGGCCGGAGAGAACCCCAGCGCCGCCGCGCCCGCCAACATCGGCCAGGGTGGCGCGGGGACCGGCAGCAGCGCCGAGCAGCTGGGTGAGACCGGGC
- the mqnC gene encoding cyclic dehypoxanthinyl futalosine synthase produces MTAPAPTGTDLAAAALDRAVQGDRLDHASIEALYALPLPDVAAAAHHLRLARRDPRTVSFLIDRNINYTNICNVGCNFCAFYRTPRQKDSYTLDYEQISHKIRELEAVGGTRILLQGGVNPALGLDYYTGLLRHVKANHPTIRIDAFSPEEVLFMEKTFGHTLDALLDILIEAGLDGLPGAGGEILEDDVRAKAAPARIRSEDWFRIIDAAQRKGLYTIATMVIGFGETYAQRTSHLLKIRAQQDRANREYGGNGFSGFAMWTLQTEHTRLHGKAPGATAHEYLQQLAIARIALDNVPNIQASWPAQGFKVAQSALYYGANDLGSTMLEENVVSAAGGHGRHNATVRELIRIAVDAGFEPAIRNSRFEIIERPDVTAILGRDDANPEGTRAVGAS; encoded by the coding sequence ATGACCGCTCCCGCCCCCACCGGAACCGACCTGGCCGCCGCTGCGCTTGACCGGGCCGTGCAAGGCGACCGTCTCGACCACGCCAGCATCGAGGCGCTGTACGCCCTGCCGCTGCCGGACGTGGCCGCCGCCGCTCACCACCTGCGCCTCGCGCGCCGCGACCCGCGCACCGTGTCGTTCCTGATCGACCGGAACATCAACTACACCAACATCTGCAACGTCGGCTGCAACTTCTGCGCCTTCTACCGCACGCCCCGCCAGAAAGACAGTTACACCCTGGACTACGAGCAGATCAGCCACAAGATCCGCGAACTCGAGGCGGTCGGCGGAACGCGCATCCTGCTGCAGGGCGGCGTGAACCCCGCGCTGGGCCTGGACTACTACACCGGCCTGCTGCGGCACGTGAAGGCCAACCACCCGACCATCCGCATCGACGCCTTCTCGCCCGAGGAGGTGCTGTTCATGGAGAAGACCTTCGGGCACACCCTGGACGCCCTGCTGGACATCCTGATCGAGGCGGGCCTGGACGGCCTGCCCGGCGCCGGCGGCGAGATCCTCGAAGACGACGTGCGCGCCAAGGCCGCCCCGGCCCGCATCCGCAGCGAGGACTGGTTCCGGATCATCGACGCCGCGCAGCGCAAGGGCCTGTACACCATCGCCACCATGGTCATCGGGTTCGGCGAGACGTACGCGCAGCGCACCAGCCACCTCCTGAAGATCCGCGCGCAGCAGGACCGGGCCAACCGCGAGTACGGCGGGAACGGCTTTTCCGGCTTCGCCATGTGGACCCTGCAGACCGAACACACCCGCCTGCACGGCAAGGCGCCGGGCGCGACCGCGCACGAGTACCTGCAGCAACTCGCCATTGCCCGCATCGCGCTCGACAACGTGCCGAACATCCAGGCGTCGTGGCCCGCGCAGGGCTTCAAGGTCGCTCAGTCCGCGCTGTACTACGGCGCGAACGACCTCGGCTCCACCATGCTCGAGGAGAACGTCGTCTCGGCCGCCGGCGGGCACGGGCGGCACAACGCCACCGTCCGCGAACTGATCCGCATCGCCGTGGACGCCGGCTTCGAACCAGCCATCCGCAACAGCCGCTTCGAGATCATCGAGCGGCCCGACGTGACCGCCATCCTGGGCCGCGACGACGCCAACCCCGAGGGGACCCGCGCCGTCGGGGCGAGCTGA
- a CDS encoding YcjF family protein, translated as MLPPLVKQVLDNFNFDVDPALSREENAEEVIKSAALLSGAIAVEPIPFADMLLISPVQAKMVLHIGKIYGFDVSADRAREIAQELGVTFAYGFAARQVMRGLAKLALPVIGGLITAPAVYGWTFALGRLAQNYFERRTLGLPASRDQQVRVVQEAKQESRRVLPGAQDFTDLAAELRRRAEQKNADLGSPGAAPKDPDRR; from the coding sequence ATGCTGCCGCCGCTCGTGAAACAGGTGCTCGACAACTTCAATTTCGACGTGGACCCGGCCCTGAGCCGCGAGGAGAACGCCGAGGAGGTCATCAAGAGCGCCGCGCTGCTGTCCGGCGCGATCGCCGTGGAACCCATCCCCTTCGCGGACATGCTGCTGATCTCGCCCGTGCAGGCCAAGATGGTGCTGCACATCGGCAAGATCTACGGGTTCGACGTGAGTGCCGACCGGGCGCGCGAGATCGCGCAGGAACTCGGCGTGACCTTCGCGTACGGGTTCGCGGCCCGGCAGGTCATGCGCGGCCTGGCGAAACTGGCGCTGCCGGTCATCGGCGGGCTGATCACCGCGCCCGCCGTGTACGGCTGGACCTTCGCGCTCGGGCGACTGGCGCAGAACTACTTCGAGCGGCGCACGCTGGGCCTGCCCGCCTCGCGCGACCAGCAGGTGCGGGTCGTGCAGGAGGCCAAACAGGAGTCCCGCCGGGTGCTGCCGGGCGCGCAGGACTTCACGGACCTGGCCGCCGAGCTGCGCCGCCGCGCCGAGCAGAAGAACGCCGACCTGGGAAGCCCGGGCGCGGCCCCGAAAGACCCGGACCGGCGTTGA
- the cysS gene encoding cysteine--tRNA ligase, translating into MTQRPEPRLPDPNIVLYDTLTRQKVRFEPTTPGRVGMYLCGPTVYSDAHLGHAKKEVAFDVIRRAFTHFGYQVRYVANITDVGHLQNDSDDGEDKMLARARLEQLEPMEVADKYMWSFVKDMEALNVLKPSINPRATGHIGEQIALITELIEKGHAYESAGSVYFDVRSWPEYGKLSGRKLDDQEEGVREAVREEKRDPRDFALWKRAEPGHIMRWESPWGVGFPGWHIECSAMSLKYLGEGFDIHGGGLDLQFPHHEAEIAQAEAAGHAFARYWMHNNMLTIGGEKMSKSKGNFLTIQDVLAQHDPMVVRFLLVGSHYRSITEFSDAAFESARSGYRRLSEALHEVERRLPGAPAGQHSALDARIAAHVQAFEDAMRDDFNTPKAVAALFGLTTDLNAALNTGEVPRGTLEAARAAYRDLGGEVLGLFAGGSGPAQTDDSQVVSALMDLVLKARQNYRLNKQYAEADELRDTLTKVGVTVEDTKDGVRWKR; encoded by the coding sequence ATGACCCAGCGTCCCGAACCCCGCCTGCCCGATCCGAACATCGTCCTGTACGACACCCTGACCCGCCAGAAGGTCCGCTTCGAGCCGACCACGCCGGGCCGCGTGGGCATGTACCTGTGCGGACCGACCGTGTACAGCGACGCGCACCTGGGCCACGCGAAGAAGGAGGTGGCGTTCGACGTGATCCGCCGGGCGTTCACGCACTTCGGGTATCAGGTGCGCTACGTGGCGAACATCACGGATGTGGGGCACCTCCAGAACGACTCCGACGACGGCGAGGACAAGATGCTCGCCCGCGCCCGCCTGGAGCAGCTCGAACCCATGGAGGTCGCGGACAAGTACATGTGGTCGTTCGTGAAGGACATGGAGGCCCTGAACGTCCTCAAGCCCAGCATCAACCCCCGCGCGACCGGGCACATCGGCGAGCAGATCGCGCTGATCACGGAACTGATCGAGAAGGGCCACGCCTACGAATCGGCGGGCAGCGTGTACTTCGACGTGCGCTCCTGGCCCGAGTACGGCAAGCTGTCGGGCCGCAAGCTGGACGATCAGGAGGAAGGCGTGCGCGAGGCGGTCCGCGAGGAGAAACGCGACCCGCGTGACTTCGCGCTGTGGAAACGGGCCGAGCCGGGCCACATCATGCGCTGGGAGTCCCCCTGGGGCGTGGGCTTCCCGGGGTGGCACATCGAGTGCTCCGCGATGAGCCTGAAGTACCTCGGGGAGGGCTTCGACATTCACGGCGGCGGCCTGGACCTGCAGTTCCCGCACCACGAGGCCGAGATCGCGCAGGCCGAGGCGGCCGGACACGCCTTCGCGCGCTACTGGATGCACAACAACATGCTCACCATCGGCGGCGAGAAGATGAGCAAGAGCAAGGGCAACTTCCTGACCATCCAGGACGTCCTCGCGCAGCACGACCCGATGGTGGTGCGCTTCCTGCTGGTCGGCAGCCACTACCGTTCCATCACGGAATTCAGCGACGCGGCCTTCGAGTCGGCCCGCAGCGGCTACCGCCGCCTGAGCGAGGCGCTGCACGAGGTCGAACGCCGCCTGCCGGGCGCGCCCGCCGGGCAGCATTCGGCGCTGGACGCGAGGATCGCCGCGCACGTCCAGGCCTTCGAGGACGCCATGCGCGACGACTTCAACACGCCCAAGGCCGTCGCGGCGCTGTTCGGCCTGACCACCGACCTGAACGCCGCGCTGAACACCGGCGAGGTGCCGCGCGGCACGCTGGAGGCCGCCCGCGCCGCCTACCGTGACCTGGGGGGCGAGGTGCTGGGCCTGTTCGCGGGCGGCAGCGGCCCCGCGCAGACCGACGACTCGCAGGTCGTGAGTGCCCTGATGGACCTGGTCCTGAAGGCCCGGCAGAACTACCGCCTGAACAAGCAGTACGCCGAGGCCGACGAGCTGCGCGACACCCTCACGAAGGTCGGCGTGACCGTCGAGGACACCAAGGACGGCGTGCGCTGGAAACGCTGA
- a CDS encoding LysR family transcriptional regulator, with protein MTSTRLSPTTGLPSLAQLRALLAVADAGGFSEAAAELGVSQSTLSEAISKLEALAGRPLLRRGRGGTVPTPAGERMLTHARAAVQSAGDALLAAQEDTQLRGVLRVASFRSTATHLLPPALAAFRAQHPGVTVRLMDGETGGGGQDLVRRGQADAAIVIEENWGDLRLTPLVMDEYLFVAPARRGSHPVTPDDLGGPLLLAPGPNSCNLRVMGYLRRCGVQPGRVTEIGEDSVILGMVAHGLGVSVMPRLALEPLPDGLVALPLPERLMRPLALATLPHRANLPVIRAFTDALLAALHRPHAPAPEPAAALPGGASLLH; from the coding sequence ATGACCTCCACGCGCCTCTCCCCCACCACGGGCCTGCCGTCGCTGGCGCAGCTGCGCGCCCTGCTGGCGGTGGCGGACGCCGGGGGCTTCAGCGAGGCGGCGGCGGAACTGGGCGTGTCTCAGTCCACGCTCAGCGAGGCGATCAGCAAACTGGAGGCGCTGGCGGGGCGGCCCCTGCTGCGGCGTGGGCGCGGTGGGACGGTGCCCACCCCGGCCGGCGAGCGGATGCTGACGCACGCGCGTGCGGCGGTGCAGTCGGCGGGCGACGCGCTGCTGGCCGCGCAGGAGGACACGCAGCTGCGCGGCGTGCTGCGGGTGGCGTCGTTCCGTTCGACCGCCACGCACCTGCTGCCGCCGGCACTCGCGGCGTTCCGGGCGCAGCATCCGGGCGTGACGGTCCGCCTGATGGACGGCGAGACGGGGGGTGGCGGTCAGGACCTCGTGCGGCGCGGTCAGGCGGACGCCGCCATCGTGATCGAGGAGAACTGGGGCGATCTGCGCCTGACCCCGCTGGTCATGGACGAGTACCTGTTCGTGGCCCCCGCGCGGCGCGGCTCGCACCCGGTCACGCCCGACGACCTGGGGGGGCCGCTGCTGCTGGCCCCGGGGCCGAATTCCTGCAACCTGCGGGTGATGGGGTACCTGCGCCGCTGCGGCGTGCAGCCGGGGCGCGTGACCGAGATCGGCGAGGACAGCGTGATCCTGGGCATGGTCGCGCACGGGCTGGGCGTGAGCGTGATGCCCCGGCTGGCGCTGGAACCGCTGCCCGACGGACTGGTGGCCCTGCCGCTGCCCGAGCGGCTGATGCGGCCGCTGGCGCTGGCGACCCTGCCGCACCGCGCGAACCTGCCGGTGATCCGGGCGTTCACGGACGCGCTGCTCGCGGCGCTGCACCGGCCCCACGCGCCCGCGCCGGAACCGGCGGCCGCGTTGCCGGGTGGGGCTTCTCTGCTACATTGA
- a CDS encoding phosphate uptake regulator PhoU: protein MLSITLEQLDAVRDANDRAEFAGLTARAETLEAETDALEREIEDLCLQAFAAGLTEQELAFHLMVFRSLSNLERVGDYAFNVARDLETFAPRARSATLQDVLPLVRLLSEMLERLAYAFAERDVEAARDVMRLDYEQVDALYEQMQRASLTRLLERPEDTSVALTASRMARNLERLGDHLVNVAERLEHVVTGMPPVPS, encoded by the coding sequence ATGCTGAGCATCACCCTCGAACAGCTCGACGCCGTCCGGGACGCCAACGACCGCGCCGAGTTCGCCGGCCTGACCGCCCGCGCCGAGACGCTGGAAGCCGAAACCGACGCCCTGGAACGCGAGATCGAGGACCTGTGCCTCCAGGCCTTCGCCGCCGGGCTGACCGAACAGGAACTCGCCTTCCACCTGATGGTGTTCCGCAGCCTGTCGAACCTCGAACGGGTCGGGGATTACGCCTTCAACGTCGCCCGCGACCTCGAGACCTTCGCGCCCCGCGCCCGCAGCGCCACCCTGCAGGACGTCCTGCCGCTCGTGCGCCTGCTCTCGGAGATGCTCGAACGCCTCGCCTACGCCTTCGCCGAACGGGACGTGGAGGCCGCCCGCGACGTCATGCGCCTCGACTACGAACAGGTGGACGCCCTGTACGAGCAGATGCAGCGCGCCAGCCTCACCCGCCTGCTCGAACGCCCGGAAGACACCAGCGTCGCCCTGACCGCCAGCCGCATGGCCCGCAACCTCGAACGGCTCGGGGATCACCTCGTGAACGTCGCCGAACGCCTGGAACACGTCGTGACCGGCATGCCCCCAGTCCCCAGCTGA
- a CDS encoding LLM class flavin-dependent oxidoreductase, whose protein sequence is MTNPSQSEFLWFLQLSRDGEFIGTKTKPPRKPTLAYLQSLISAAGEAGFTGLLTATNYHSEHENYTAAVAALARSAPTDPALLIAVRPGMFHPAMYAKMLATLQNLFPGRVRLNIVTGSSPAENAMYGDNEDHGKRYERTREFMQILRQLWTAPPPQSFRSDLYAFENAVLDPAPVQPIPLYFGGASPVAQEIAADLADVYLMWGEREDMLQERLNQMRALEEKTGRRLRYGLRTHVIVRETEAEARAAAERLISRVDPDVRAAFVASHAHVDGVGQKRQIDMMKGLDADLMVEPGLWAGVGMARSGVGVALIGSPEQVAAKIRRYEDMGFSSFIFSGYPHEEEARRFGELVMPLLKGAQSEERAIHTDRVAPVA, encoded by the coding sequence ATGACCAATCCTTCCCAGTCCGAATTCCTGTGGTTCCTGCAACTGTCGCGTGACGGTGAGTTCATCGGCACGAAAACCAAGCCGCCGCGTAAGCCCACGCTGGCGTACCTTCAGTCGCTGATCAGCGCGGCGGGCGAGGCGGGCTTCACGGGCCTGCTGACCGCCACGAACTACCACAGCGAGCACGAGAATTACACGGCGGCCGTGGCGGCCCTGGCGCGCAGCGCGCCGACCGATCCGGCGCTGCTGATCGCGGTGCGGCCCGGCATGTTCCACCCGGCCATGTACGCGAAGATGCTAGCCACGTTGCAGAACCTGTTTCCGGGGAGGGTGCGGCTGAACATCGTGACGGGCAGCAGCCCGGCCGAGAACGCCATGTACGGCGACAACGAGGACCACGGCAAACGCTACGAGCGCACGCGGGAGTTCATGCAGATCCTGCGGCAGCTGTGGACGGCCCCGCCGCCGCAGTCGTTCCGCAGCGACCTGTACGCCTTCGAGAACGCCGTGCTGGACCCGGCGCCCGTGCAGCCGATTCCGCTGTACTTCGGGGGGGCGTCGCCGGTGGCGCAGGAGATCGCGGCGGACCTCGCGGACGTGTACCTGATGTGGGGCGAGCGGGAGGACATGCTGCAGGAACGCCTGAACCAGATGCGGGCGCTGGAGGAGAAGACCGGCCGCCGGCTGCGCTACGGGCTGCGGACGCACGTGATCGTCCGTGAGACCGAGGCCGAGGCCCGCGCGGCCGCCGAGCGTCTGATCAGCCGCGTGGACCCGGACGTGCGGGCGGCGTTCGTGGCGAGCCACGCGCACGTGGACGGCGTGGGCCAGAAACGCCAGATCGACATGATGAAGGGCCTGGACGCGGACCTGATGGTCGAACCGGGTCTGTGGGCGGGCGTGGGCATGGCCCGCAGCGGGGTGGGCGTCGCCCTGATCGGCAGCCCCGAGCAGGTGGCCGCCAAGATCCGCCGCTACGAGGACATGGGCTTCAGCTCGTTCATCTTCAGCGGCTACCCGCACGAGGAGGAGGCGCGGCGCTTCGGGGAACTGGTCATGCCGCTGCTGAAGGGCGCGCAGAGCGAGGAACGCGCCATTCACACGGACCGGGTCGCGCCGGTCGCCTGA
- a CDS encoding carbohydrate ABC transporter permease, which translates to MEEHTPENLSPAQRLGRAAALAALIVGGFFPFIWMLLTSLKTEGELQKFPVQYLPSKLDFSNYARVFSEQPFAQFFFNSLTVSLLSTVLCIAAAVPAAYALARLNLRGRGLLLTAVVAFSMFPVVSLLIPLFRLMRGANLLNTYPALILPYAALSLPIGILTLVAFFSAIPRDLEAAAMVDGTTRVGALTRVVLPLSAPGVVTAALLVFVNSWNEFLLALSFNTKLSMRTVSVGVTLYQGEFAFPWPLIAAAVVVATVPLVLLIAIFQKRFVSGLTAGGVKA; encoded by the coding sequence ATGGAAGAACACACCCCAGAGAACCTGAGCCCCGCCCAGCGCCTGGGCCGCGCCGCCGCGCTGGCCGCGCTGATCGTGGGCGGGTTCTTCCCGTTCATCTGGATGCTGCTGACCAGCCTGAAAACCGAAGGCGAGCTTCAGAAGTTCCCGGTGCAGTACCTGCCCTCGAAACTGGATTTCAGCAATTACGCCCGCGTGTTCAGTGAGCAGCCGTTCGCGCAGTTCTTCTTCAACTCGCTGACCGTCAGCCTCCTGAGCACCGTGCTGTGCATCGCGGCCGCCGTGCCCGCCGCGTACGCCCTGGCCCGCCTGAACCTGCGCGGGCGCGGGCTGCTGCTCACGGCCGTCGTGGCGTTCAGCATGTTCCCGGTCGTCAGCCTCCTGATTCCGCTGTTCCGCCTGATGCGCGGCGCGAACCTGCTGAACACCTACCCCGCCCTGATCCTCCCCTACGCCGCGCTGAGCCTCCCCATCGGCATCCTGACGCTGGTGGCGTTCTTCAGCGCCATCCCGCGCGACCTCGAAGCGGCCGCCATGGTGGACGGCACCACCCGCGTGGGCGCCCTGACCCGCGTGGTCCTGCCGCTGTCCGCGCCGGGCGTCGTGACGGCCGCGCTGCTGGTGTTCGTGAACTCCTGGAACGAATTCCTGCTGGCCCTGAGCTTCAACACCAAACTCAGCATGCGGACCGTGTCCGTCGGCGTGACCCTCTACCAGGGCGAGTTCGCGTTCCCCTGGCCGCTGATCGCCGCCGCCGTCGTCGTCGCCACCGTGCCCCTCGTGCTGCTAATCGCCATCTTCCAGAAACGCTTCGTGTCCGGCCTGACCGCCGGAGGCGTGAAGGCGTAG
- a CDS encoding sugar ABC transporter permease has translation MTTPNPTPARRPRREPSEALLATLLLLPAAALLLGVLLFPMLTTFRDSLYLNKLTEPWLQGFVGLKQYAQMLHDARFGQALRNTLLFGVLTVGGSFLVGIPMALAAHLPGRTRGLARVALLLPWAMPPVITGLIFAWLFNAQYGVFNDLLVRAGIIDEPLRWLSTPGLSVLAMVVTIIWKTSSFVALIVLGGLQGIPREMIEAAQVDGATPTQTFFRVVLPLLAPSLAVAFIFRTISAVQVFDIPYTFIQQAPAQGLLETLGVYIYRTGIEFLDFGYAAALSVALFALSLAVTAVYVRFVRDGANS, from the coding sequence ATGACCACACCCAACCCCACCCCGGCCCGCCGACCCCGCCGGGAACCCAGCGAGGCGCTGCTGGCCACGCTGCTGCTGCTCCCGGCCGCCGCGCTGCTGCTGGGCGTCCTGCTGTTTCCCATGCTGACCACCTTCCGCGACAGCCTGTACCTGAACAAACTGACCGAACCGTGGCTCCAGGGCTTCGTCGGCCTGAAGCAGTACGCGCAGATGCTGCACGACGCCCGTTTCGGTCAGGCGCTGCGCAACACGCTGCTGTTCGGCGTGCTGACCGTCGGCGGCTCGTTCCTGGTCGGCATTCCCATGGCGCTCGCCGCGCACCTGCCGGGCCGGACGCGCGGACTGGCGCGCGTGGCGCTGCTGCTGCCGTGGGCGATGCCGCCCGTCATCACGGGCCTGATCTTCGCGTGGCTGTTCAACGCGCAGTACGGCGTGTTCAACGACCTGCTCGTGCGCGCCGGGATCATCGACGAGCCGCTGCGCTGGCTCAGCACGCCGGGCCTGAGCGTCCTGGCGATGGTCGTCACGATCATCTGGAAGACCAGTTCCTTCGTGGCGCTGATCGTGCTCGGCGGCCTCCAGGGGATCCCCAGGGAGATGATCGAGGCGGCGCAGGTGGACGGCGCGACCCCCACGCAGACGTTCTTCCGGGTGGTCCTGCCGCTGCTGGCCCCCAGTCTGGCCGTGGCGTTCATCTTCCGGACCATCAGCGCCGTGCAGGTGTTCGACATCCCGTACACCTTCATCCAGCAGGCGCCGGCGCAGGGCCTGCTGGAGACGCTGGGCGTGTACATCTACCGCACGGGCATCGAATTCCTGGACTTCGGGTACGCCGCCGCGCTGAGCGTGGCGCTGTTCGCCCTGAGTCTGGCCGTGACCGCCGTGTACGTCCGCTTCGTGCGGGACGGAGCGAACTCCTGA
- a CDS encoding ABC transporter substrate-binding protein, whose product MRTRLTLTALLTLTALGSASAATTLTVFMGSQQRPDIFQPLFDRFQKQNPNIRIKIETGGATSEAQNQYLTTVLAARDSTLDIFLIDVVRTATFAAAGWAEPLDAYLPSKDTYLKAFLAGPIGAASVSGKLYAMPAFTDAQFLYYRKDLLEKHKAKVPRTWDELAATAARIQKAEGGNLQGFNFQGAPIEGTVCNFLEMTWTGGGSVDDVTSAAAKQGLGFLVNAVKTKLSPAASAEMKTDDSRQQFQAGNVLFGLNWSYAWAHFQGNSPQPTRVKGDVGVAALPAFGKNASATCTGGWEWGVNAFGKNKAASVKLLQFMASSDVQKEMAIKGAYLPVRKSLYNDKAVLAANPHFKSLYPIVTKARPRPVTPSYPRVSEIIRNNVSAAVAGSKTVDAALSEMKRDLTPLLK is encoded by the coding sequence ATGCGTACCCGCCTCACCCTGACCGCCCTGCTCACCCTGACTGCACTCGGCAGCGCCAGCGCCGCCACCACCCTGACCGTGTTCATGGGCAGCCAGCAACGCCCGGACATCTTCCAGCCGCTGTTCGACCGCTTCCAGAAACAGAACCCGAACATCAGGATCAAGATCGAGACCGGCGGCGCCACCAGCGAAGCCCAGAACCAGTACCTGACCACCGTCCTGGCCGCCAGGGACAGCACCCTGGACATCTTCCTGATCGACGTGGTCCGCACCGCCACCTTCGCCGCCGCCGGCTGGGCCGAACCGCTCGACGCCTACCTGCCCAGCAAGGACACCTACCTGAAAGCCTTCCTGGCCGGCCCCATCGGCGCCGCCAGCGTCAGCGGCAAACTGTACGCCATGCCGGCCTTCACCGACGCGCAGTTCCTGTACTACCGCAAGGACCTGCTCGAGAAGCACAAGGCCAAGGTCCCCAGAACCTGGGATGAACTGGCCGCCACCGCCGCCCGCATCCAGAAAGCCGAGGGCGGCAACCTCCAGGGCTTCAACTTCCAGGGCGCGCCCATCGAGGGCACCGTCTGCAACTTCCTCGAAATGACCTGGACCGGCGGCGGCAGCGTGGACGACGTGACCAGCGCAGCCGCGAAACAGGGTCTGGGCTTCCTGGTGAACGCCGTGAAGACCAAACTCTCCCCCGCCGCCAGCGCCGAGATGAAAACCGACGACTCCCGCCAGCAGTTCCAGGCCGGGAACGTCCTGTTCGGCCTGAACTGGAGTTACGCCTGGGCGCACTTCCAGGGCAACAGCCCCCAGCCCACCCGGGTGAAGGGCGACGTGGGCGTGGCCGCGCTGCCCGCCTTCGGCAAGAACGCCAGCGCCACCTGCACCGGCGGCTGGGAATGGGGCGTGAACGCCTTCGGCAAGAACAAGGCCGCCAGCGTGAAACTCCTGCAGTTCATGGCCAGCAGCGACGTGCAGAAGGAAATGGCCATCAAGGGCGCGTACCTGCCGGTCCGCAAGAGCCTGTACAACGACAAGGCCGTGCTGGCCGCCAACCCGCACTTCAAGTCCCTGTACCCCATCGTGACCAAGGCCCGCCCGCGCCCCGTCACGCCCAGCTACCCGCGCGTCAGCGAGATCATCCGCAACAACGTCTCGGCCGCCGTTGCCGGCAGCAAGACCGTGGACGCCGCCCTGAGCGAGATGAAACGCGACCTGACGCCGCTGCTCAAGTAA